One Elephas maximus indicus isolate mEleMax1 chromosome 16, mEleMax1 primary haplotype, whole genome shotgun sequence DNA window includes the following coding sequences:
- the MKI67 gene encoding proliferation marker protein Ki-67 isoform X1, giving the protein MRPLGRLVIIRRTGSDGTHFPLCRNTCLFGRGIECDIRIQLPVVSQQHCKIDIQEQEALLINFSTTNPTQLNGAPVNDPVKLKHGDIITIIDRSFRFESGSFPEGSNSTEYPEILHKKETVRQVGDATDSEKLSSEKKASIPTNANTPPQSMDTDLHQQKFPARVLSQMERKTLNASPRKPQIRPGYPEVISSHASSTDDPMSDIIENKNEEMSFKRRRVSFGGSLRPELFDENLPPNTPVKRGETPGKRKSLGIPAPTVLKKIMREQSLAPEKGEPSSTVLSEAKSSSGSNSSKSQRPNTPKRRSDKIPFRRKSVDKNTLQIVFPKRRSSTSKGKLPGGKSWADVVKLGAKKQQTKNVKQDSQRHISKKQRRKHTPQKPLDHIENPFSTGHANSPCTVIIGRAHVDKVNAPARPYRMLNTFVLNKKITYTEDLSGLSEMFKTPGKEKPHRSNVCPDSIKKSETVFEEAKLGEKPETLDVIDKILLPTKQEVEVEDISQKLSKQRLAPGETLAALKTQPKAPNVSPELVEDLCSKKDRTPIPESPRKSISGDVLRKIWKTTKCTPESNEMPRMSPRLWRNPCASLELAEDLAGIKDQTPTLKSLGESISNEEFHIEIKKTPKHTPKSGQTSRKSLRLLRTPGASPELMEHPASMKDQMPILESPEESSGDDHKKIQKTPKRTSKSGETPKMSLSLLRNPNISPELVEDLAGIKDQTPTPKSLGKSISNEEVHTETRITPKRTPKSEEMSRKSLRLLRNPSASPELVEDLGSMKDQMPTLESPGESSGDDHRKTRKTPKRTSESEETPRTSLSLLRNPSASAELVEDLAGIKDQTPTPKSLGESVSNEEVHGEIQKTPKRTPKSGETSRKSLRLLRSPSASPELMGDLASRKDQMPTPESPGESSGDDHTKIQKTPKRPPKSGEISRKSLSLLRNPSASPELMEDLASMKDQTIPESPGESSGDDHKKIQKTPKRPPKSGETPRMSLSLLRDPNVSPELAEDLAGIKDETPTLKSLGESINNEEAHREIRKAPKWTPKSGETSRMSLRLQRNPSASPELVEDLTSMKDQMPTPESPGESISADDHSKIRKTPKRTFKSGEMPRMSLRLLRDPTANPELVEDLSRMIAPTPTLESPAESIHDEDVHREIEKTPKWTQKTAETPKMSLSLLRNPSARQELVEDLASIKVQMPTLESPGESISGDDHRKIRKTPKCTPKSGEMPRMSLTLLRDPSATSELMEDLSGMIAPMPTLESPGKSVSGEEVHREIRKAPKHPAESGETPRMSLRLLRNPSASPELLEDLAGTKDHMPTPKSPGQSISNEEVHREIRKTPKRPVESGETPRMSPRLWRNPSASPKVMEGLSGMSDHTPTPKSPGESISNEEVHREIRKTPKCTPKSRETPRMSLSLLRSLSTSPELGEDLASMKAQTPTLESPGESISGDDCRKIQKTPKGTPRSGERPRMSPRLCKDPSAIPELVEDLASMKDHMPTPAEPDELVKQKPESLVSPTGKSLLRPPLKIKPESVEALTMNLLKTPPQTVQGEYQAANMKLGAAPREVPEYLRSVRKHLRNSTKKTAPVEEPTDIKTPVRTPKRSYEWMGNLSGLKSLMMTPRVHPEDCTDIAKFPTESDPGVLTIPEELQESLLPERPVLKESPVEGLGLSKLMEVDSTACEETSDSATKNKDGPGDSQENPSCNNPCEDESRTNASEKLWPTNMKDSGINQRTRYGLRNKRGREVQESKYLPHQTEKVESESNEKTTEPNIQTNLHQGTSLRSRHRCKTDTEVPESQLLPSPETIQENKGEKKTLKSSQKKTSEDGPMEKKAVALRSRGRSKTGINLPETESLASLAEVMHTEEDDKPMESSQEKIKPTGEEKIVLTSRKKINSNFGLVTRSNKVFPAKVEESDVSSSTAARVSVSKNEEKTVTHSLDKVFTKKVATRGLRSRSGPATTNPASEVSPSPLSTTETADSEEAGRTQGRKHQKKCKKTRVKTRHQSMSLGEETQHSHSLPAPSEEASTEKETVLKQETCVKTRHQRKGLGEETQHSHSLPAPSEEASTEKETALKQETNMKTRHQRKGLGEEMQHSCSLPAICEEASTEKETALKQETSVKTRRQRKGLGEETQHSHSLPAPSEEASTEKETALKQETRVKTRRQRKGLGEETQHSHSLPALSEEASTEKETALKQETSVKTRHQRKGLGEETQHSHSLPALSEEASTEKETALKQETNMKTRHQRKGLGEEMQHSCSLPAPSEEASTEKETALKQETSVKTRRQRKGLGEETQHSHSLPAPSEEASTEKETALKQETRVKTRRQRKGLGEETQHSHSLPALSEEASTEKETALKQETSVKTRHQRKGLGEETQHSHSLPALSEEASTEKETALKQETNMKTRHQRKGLGEEMQHSCSLPAPSEEASTEKETALKQETRLKTGHQRKGLGEEMQHSHSLPAPSEEASTEKETALKQETSVKTRHQRKGLGEAIQHFHSLPAPSEEASTEKETVLKQETRLKTGHQRKGLGEEMQHFRSLPAICEEASTEKETALKQETSVKTRHQRKGLGEETQHSHSLPAICEEASTEKETALKQETRVKTGHQRKGLGEEMQHSCSLPAPSEEASTEKETALKQETSVKTRHQRKGLGEAIQHSHSLPAPSEEPSTEKETALKQETRLKTGHQRKGLGEEMQHFRSLPAICEEASKEKETALKQETSVKTRRQRKGLGEETQHSHSLPAICEEASTEKETALKQETRVKTGHQRKGLGEEMQHFRSLPAPCEEASTEKETALKQETSVKTRRQGTRLGEETQHSRCLPAICEEASTDKDEEDRRLLNHTIPPQKGRGLRSRSRNKVSTDPEGLLSIASSTETKRTEEATEMPVKTSHQQEAAAATEAALGLRSGRRNKVPVTTPKMQGSDPEPSTENTSEKAADDPSGKVSEDPVTVPGIQSSRLRSRNQTKSEAELCSKEKPTKKPSHSQSDMKSLQKVTRASKRGIFEEAATKNPKQDKNIIPTKKTRRYQGNEDA; this is encoded by the exons TTGAAAATAAGAATGAAGAAATGTCATTCAAGAGACGCAGAGTCTCCTTTGGCGGTAGTCTCAGACCCGAGTTATTTGATGAGAATTTGCCACCTAACACACCTGTCAAACGAGGAGAAACGCCAGGAAAACGAAAGTCTCTTGGGATCCCTGCTCCAACAGTTCTTAAGAAGATCATGAGG GAACAATCCCTAGCGCCAGAGAAAGGAGAGCCATCTTCAACTGTCCTTTCGGAAGCAAAGTCATCATCTGGCTCTAATAGCAGCAAGTCTCAACGGCCTAATACACCAAAGAGAAGGAGTGATAAAATACCTTTCAGGAGAAAGTCCGTTGATAAAAACACCTTGCAGATAGTTTTTCCCAAGAGAAGGAGTAGTACTTCTAAAGGAAAATTACCTG GTGGCAAATCATGGGCAGATGTAGTAAAACTGGGTGCTAAAAAACAACAAACTAAAAATGTAAAGCAGGACTCTCAAAGACACAtaagtaaaaaacaaagaaggaaacacACTCCACAG AAGCCTCTGGACCATATTGAAAACCCCTTTAGCACAGGCCACGCAAACTCTCCCTGTACAGTCATCATAGGAAGAGCTCATGTGGATAAAGTAAACGCTCCTGCTCGACCCTACAGAATGTTAAACACCtttgttttaaacaaaaaaattacctacaCTGAAGATTTGTCAG GGCTGTCAGAAATGTTCAAGACTCCAGGGAAAGAAAAGCCGCACAGAAGCAACGTGTGTCCTGACAGTATCAAAAAATCAGAGACAGTGTTTGAAGAAGCTAAATTAGGAGAAAAACCTGAAACTCTGG ATGTTATTGACAAAATACTACTTCCAACAAAACAAGAAGTAGAGGTTGAAGACATCTCACAAAAACTTTCAAAACAGAGGCTGGCACCAGGAGAAACTCTAGCAGCCTTGAAGACACAGCCGAAAGCGCCTAATGTAAGCCCAGAGCTTGTGGAAGATCTGTGCAGCAAGAAAGATCGAACACCAATACCAGAATCACCACGGAAATCAATAAGCGGTGATGTCCTTAGAAAGATttggaaaactacaaaatgcacACCAGAGTCAAATGAAATGCCAAGAATGTCCCCAAGATTGTGGAGAAACCCTTGTGCAAGTCTAGAGCTTGCTGAAGACCTGGCTGGCATAAAAGATCAAACACCAACACTGAAATCACTAGGAGAGTCAATAAGTAATGAAGAATTCCACATAGAGATTAAGAAAACTCCAAAACACACACCAAAGTCAGGACAAACGTCAAGAAAGTCCCTGAGACTGCTGAGAACGCCTGGTGCAAGCCCAGAGCTCATGGAACACCCAGCTAGCATGAAAGATCAAATGCCAATACTAGAATCACCAGAGGAGTCAAGTGGTGATGACCACAAAAAGATTCAGAAAACTCCAAAACGCACATCCAAGTCAGGAGAAACTCCAAAAATGTCCCTAAGTCTGCTGAGAAACCCTAATATAAGCCCAGAGCTTGTTGAAGACCTGGCTGGCATAAAAGATCAAACACCAACACCAAAATCACTAGGAAAGTCAATAAGTAATGAAGAAGTCCACACAGAGACTCGAATAACTCCAAAACGCACACCAAAGTCAGAAGAAATGTCAAGAAAGTCCTTGAGACTCCTGAGAAACCCTAGTGCAAGCCCAGAGCTTGTAGAAGACCTGGGCAGCATGAAAGATCAAATGCCAACACTGGAATCACCAGGGGAGTCAAGTGGTGATGACCACAGAAAGACTCGGAAAACTCCAAAACGTACATCTGAGTCAGAAGAAACTCCAAGAACGTCCCTGAGTCTGCTGAGAAACCCTAGTGCAAGCGCAGAGCTTGTTGAAGACCTGGCTGGCATAAAAGATCAAACTCCAACACCAAAATCACTAGGAGAGTCAGTAAGTAATGAAGAAGTCCACGGAGAGATTCAGAAAACTCCAAAACGGACACCAAAGTCAGGAGAAACATCAAGAAAGTCCCTGAGACTGCTGAGAAGCCCTAGTGCAAGCCCAGAGCTCATGGGAGACCTGGCCAGCAGGAAAGATCAAATGCCAACACCAGAATCACCAGGGGAGTCAAGTGGTGATGACCACACAAAGATTCAGAAAACTCCAAAACGCCCACCCAAGTCAGGAGAAATATCAAGAAAGTCCCTGAGTCTACTGAGAAACCCTAGTGCAAGCCCAGAGCTCATGGAAGACCTGGCCAGCATGAAAGATCAAACAATACCAGAATCACCAGGGGAGTCAAGTGGTGATGACCACAAAAAGATTCAGAAAACTCCAAAACGCCCACCCAAGTCAGGAGAAACTCCAAGAATGTCCCTGAGCCTGCTCAGAGACCCTAATGTAAGCCCAGAGCTTGCTGAAGACCTGGCTGGCATAAAAGATGAAACGCCAACACTGAAGTCACTAGGAGAGTCAATAAATAATGAAGAAGCCCACAGAGAGATTCGGAAAGCTCCAAAATGGACACCAAAGTCAGGAGAAACATCAAGAATGTCCCTGAGACTGCAGAGAAACCCTAGTGCAAGCCCAGAGCTCGTGGAAGACCTGACCAGCATGAAAGATCAAATGCCAACACCAGAATCACCAGGGGAGTCAATAAGTGCTGATGACCACAGCAAGATTCGGAAAACTCCAAAACGCACATTCAAGTCAGGAGAAATGCCAAGAATGTCTCTGAGACTGCTGAGAGACCCTACTGCAAACCCAGAGCTCGTGGAAGACCTGTCCAGAATGATTGCTCCTACACCAACACTGGAGTCACCAGCAGAGTCAATACATGATGAAGACGTCCACAGAGAGATTGAGAAAACtccaaaatggacacaaaagacAGCAGAAACTCCAAAAATGTCCCTGAGTCTGCTGAGAAACCCTAGTGCAAGACAAGAGCTCGTGGAAGACCTGGCTAGCATAAAAGTTCAAATGCCAACACTGGAATCACCAGGGGAGTCAATAAGTGGTGATGACCACAGAAAGATTCGGAAAACTCCAAAATGCACTCCTAAGTCAGGAGAAATGCCAAGAATGTCCTTGACACTGTTGAGAGACCCTAGTGCAACCTCAGAGCTTATGGAAGACCTGTCTGGAATGATAGCTCCTATGCCAACACTGGAATCACCAGGGAAGTCAGTAAGTGGTGAAGAAGTCCACAGAGAGATTCGGAAAGCTCCAAAACACCCAGCAGAGTCAGGAGAAACTCCAAGAATGTCTCTGAGACTGCTGAGAAACCCTAGCGCAAGCCCAGAGCTCTTGGAAGACCTGGCTGGCACAAAAGATCATATGCCAACACCGAAATCACCAGGACAGTCAATAAGTAATGAAGAAGTCCACAGAGAAATTAGGAAAACTCCAAAACGTCCAGTAGAGTCAGGGGAAACTCCAAGAATGTCCCCAAGATTGTGGAGAAACCCTAGTGCAAGCCCAAAAGTCATGGAAGGCCTGTCCGGAATGAGTGATCATACGCCAACGCCAAAATCACCAGGAGAATCAATAAGTAATGAAGAAGTGCACAGAGAAATTCGGAAAACTCCAAAATGTACACCAAAGTCAAGAGAAACTCCAAGAATGTCCCTGAGTCTGCTGAGAAGCCTTAGTACAAGCCCAGAGCTCGGCGAAGACCTGGCCAGCATGAAAGCTCAAACACCAACACTGGAATCACCAGGGGAATCAATAAGTGGTGATGACTGCCGAAAGATTCAGAAAACTCCAAAAGGCACACCCAGGTCAGGAGAAAGGCCAAGAATGTCTCCCAGACTGTGCAAAGACCCTAGTGCAATCCCAGAGCTCGTGGAAGACCTGGCCAGCATGAAAGATCACATGCCAACTCCAGCGGAACCAGATGAACTAGTGAAGCAGAAACCAGAATCCCTAGTAAGCCCAACAGGCAAGTCACTGTTGAGGCCACCAttgaaaataaaaccagaatcaGTGGAGGCCCTGACAATGAATCTCTTAAAAACTCCACCTCAAACTGTGCAAGGAGAATACCAGGCAGCCAACATGAAACTTGGGGCAGCTCCCAGAGAAGTGCCGGAGTATCTGAGGAGTGTCAGAAAACATCTGAGAAATTCTACTAAAAAAACAGCACCAGTAGAAGAGCCAACAGACATCAAGACCCCCGTGAGAACGCCAAAGCGTTCATATGAATGGATGGGAAATCTGTCAGGTTTGAAGAGCCTTATGATGACTCCCAGAGTACACCCAGAAGATTGCACAGATATTGCCAAGTTTCCCACAGAAAGTGATCCAGGTGTTCTCACAATTCCAGAGGAATTACAAGAAAGCCTGTTGCCTGAAAGACCTGTCCTAAAAGAAAGTCCAGTTGAAGGCTTGGGGCTGTCAAAGCTTATGGAAGTTGACTCCACTGCATGTGAAGAAACATCGGATTCAGCCACGAAAAATAAG GATGGACCAGgagacagtcaagaaaacccctcTTGTAATAACCCTTGTGAAGATG AATCCCGGACTAATGCCTCTGAAAAATTATGGCCAACGAACATGAAAGATAGTGGTATAAATCAAAGGACAAGATATGGCCTCAGAAACAAAAGGGGTCGAGAGGTGCAAGAATCTAAATATTTGCCTCATCAGACAGAGAAAGTGGAATCAGAGTCAAATGAAAAGACAACTGAGCCAAATATTCAAACGAACCTGCATCAGGGAACATCCCTACGTTCCAGACATAGATGCAAAACAGATACAGAAGTGCCAGAGTCTCAGCTACTTCCATCACCAGAAACAATTCAAGAAAACAAAGGTGAAAAGAAGACTCTGAAGAGCTCCCAAAAGAAAACCTCAGAAGATGGACCTATGGAAAAAAAGGCAGTAGCCTTAAGATCCaggggaagaagtaaaactggtaTAAATTTGCCAGAAACTGAGAGTTTGGCTAGTTTAGCAGAGGTTATGCACACAGAGGAAGATGACAAACCAATGGAGAGTTCGCAAGAAAAAATCAAACCTACAGGTGAAGAGAAGATAGTTTTAACATCTAGGAAGAAAATCAACAGTAATTTTGGCCTGGTGACACGCTCAAATAAGGTCTTCCCTGCTAAGGTGGAAGAATCTGATGTTTCATCTAGTACAGCAGCTAGAGTGTCTGTGAGCAAGAATGAGGAGAAAACAGTTACTCATTCCTTGGACAAAGTCTTCACAAAGAAGGTTGCAACTCGAGGGCTTAGATCTAGATCTGGACCCGCGACAACAAACCCAGCCTCTGAAGTCTCTCCTAGCCCACTTAGTACAACTGAGACAGCAGATTCAGAGGAGGCTGGGAGGACGCAAGGGAGGAAACACCAGAAGAAGTGCAAAAAAACACGTGTGAAGACAAGACACCAAAGCATGAGTCTTGGTGAGGAAACGCAGCACTCCCACTCTCTGCCTGCTCCCTCTGAGGAAGCCTCCACAGAAAAAGAGACAGTACTAAAGCAAGAGACATGTGTGAAGACAAGACACCAGAGAAAGGGTCTTGGTGAGGAAACTCAGCACTCCCACTCTCTGCCTGCTCCCTCTGAGGAAGCCTCCACAGAAAAAGAGACAGCACTAAAACAAGAGACAAATATGAAGACAAGACACCAGAGAAAGGGTCTTGGTGAGGAAATGCAGCACTCCTGCTCTCTGCCTGCTATATGTGAGGAAGCCTCCACAGAAAAAGAGACAGCACTAAAGCAAGAGACAAGTGTGAAGACAAGACGCCAGAGAAAGGGTCTTGGTGAGGAAACTCAGCACTCCCACTCTCTGCCTGCTCCCTCTGAGGAAGCCTCCACGGAAAAAGAGACAGCACTAAAACAAGAGACACGTGTGAAGACAAGACGCCAGAGAAAGGGTCTTGGTGAGGAAACTCAGCACTCCCACTCTCTGCCTGCTCTCTCTGAGGAAGCCTCCACAGAAAAAGAGACAGCACTAAAACAAGAGACAAGTGTGAAGACAAGACACCAGAGAAAGGGTCTTGGTGAGGAAACTCAGCACTCCCACTCTCTGCCTGCTCTCTCTGAGGAAGCTTCCACAGAAAAAGAGACAGCACTAAAACAAGAGACAAATATGAAGACAAGACACCAGAGAAAGGGTCTTGGTGAGGAAATGCAGCACTCCTGCTCTCTGCCTGCTCCCTCTGAGGAAGCCTCCACAGAGAAAGAGACAGCACTAAAGCAAGAGACAAGTGTGAAGACAAGACGCCAGAGAAAGGGTCTTGGTGAGGAAACTCAGCACTCCCACTCTCTGCCTGCTCCCTCTGAGGAAGCCTCCACGGAAAAAGAGACAGCACTAAAACAAGAGACACGTGTGAAGACAAGACGCCAGAGAAAGGGTCTTGGTGAGGAAACTCAGCACTCCCACTCTCTGCCTGCTCTCTCTGAGGAAGCCTCCACAGAAAAAGAGACAGCACTAAAACAAGAGACAAGTGTGAAGACAAGACACCAGAGAAAGGGTCTTGGTGAGGAAACTCAGCACTCCCACTCTCTGCCTGCTCTCTCTGAGGAAGCCTCCACAGAAAAAGAGACAGCACTAAAACAAGAGACAAATATGAAGACAAGACACCAGAGAAAGGGTCTTGGTGAGGAAATGCAGCACTCCTGCTCTCTGCCTGCTCCCTCTGAGGAAGCCTCCACAGAGAAAGAGACAGCACTAAAGCAAGAGACACGCTTGAAGACAGGACACCAGAGGAAGGGTCTTGGTGAGGAAATGCAGCACTCCCACTCTCTGCCTGCTCCCTCTGAGGAAGCCTCCACGGAAAAAGAGACAGCACTAAAGCAAGAGACAAGTGTGAAGACAAGACACCAGAGAAAGGGTCTTGGTGAGGCAATACAGCACTTCCACTCTCTGCCTGCTCCCTCTGAGGAAGCCTCCACAGAGAAAGAGACAGTACTAAAGCAAGAGACACGCTTGAAGACAGGACACCAGAGGAAGGGTCTTGGTGAGGAAATGCAGCACTTTCGCTCTCTGCCTGCTATATGTGAGGAAGCCTCCACAGAAAAAGAGACAGCACTAAAGCAAGAGACAAGTGTGAAGACAAGACACCAGAGAAAGGGTCTTGGTGAGGAAACGCAGCACTCCCACTCTCTGCCTGCTATATGTGAGGAAGCCTCCACAGAAAAAGAGACAGCACTAAAGCAAGAGACACGCGTGAAGACAGGACACCAGAGAAAGGGTCTTGGTGAGGAAATGCAGCACTCCTGCTCTCTGCCTGCTCCCTCTGAGGAAGCCTCCACAGAAAAAGAGACAGCACTAAAGCAAGAGACAAGTGTGAAGACAAGACACCAGAGAAAGGGTCTTGGTGAGGCAATACAGCACTCCCACTCTCTGCCTGCTCCCTCTGAGGAACCCTCCACAGAGAAAGAGACAGCACTAAAGCAAGAGACACGCTTGAAGACAGGACACCAGAGGAAGGGTCTTGGTGAGGAAATGCAGCACTTTCGCTCTCTGCCTGCTATATGTGAGGAAGCctccaaagaaaaagagacagcACTAAAGCAAGAGACAAGTGTGAAGACAAGACGCCAGAGAAAGGGTCTTGGTGAGGAAACTCAGCACTCCCACTCTCTGCCTGCTATATGTGAGGAAGCCTCCACAGAAAAAGAGACAGCACTAAAACAAGAGACACGCGTGAAGACAGGACACCAGAGAAAGGGTCTTGGTGAGGAAATGCAGCACTTTCGCTCTCTGCCTGCTCCATGTGAGGAAGCCTCCACAGAAAAAGAGACAGCACTAAAGCAAGAGACAAGTGTGAAGACAAGACGCCAGGGTACACGTCTCGGTGAGGAAACGCAGCACTCCCGCTGTCTGCCTGCTATATGTGAGGAAGCCTCCACAGACAAGGACGAGGAAGACAGACGGCTGCTAAACCACACAATTCCTCCTCAAAAGGGCAGAGGTTTAAGATCTAGAAGTAGGAATAAAGTAAGCACAGACCCAGAAGGACTTCTGAGTATAGCTAGTTCAACAGAAACAAAACGCACAGAGGAAGCCACAGAGATGCCCGTTAAAACAAGCCATCAGCAGGAAGCTGCAGCAGCCACTGAAGCAGCTCTGGGTTTGAGGTCTGGAAGACGAAATAAGGTGCCTGTCACCACTCCCAAGATGCAAGGGTCTGATCCTGAGCCCAGCACGGAGAACACCTCGGAGAAGGCTGCTGATGATCCCTCCGGGAAAGTCTCAGAAGATCCAGTCACGGTGCCGGGAATTCAATCCTCAAGACTGAGATCTAGAAATCAGACAAAATCAGAGGCTGAACTTTGTAGTAAAGAGAAGCCAACCAAAAAGCCAAGCCATAGCCAAAGTGATATGAAATCACTGCAAAAAGTAACACGTGCTTCCAAAAGAGGCATTTTTGAAGAAGCAGCTACCAAAAATCCAAAGCAG GATAAGAACATcataccaacaaagaaaactagaagatacCAAGGCAATGAAGATGCTTAG